In one window of Streptomyces sp. NBC_01224 DNA:
- a CDS encoding LURP-one-related/scramblase family protein: MRFLVRERLFAVGDDYWIEDADGRKVFLVDGKAMRVRDTFELKDAQGRILVEIRQKLLSLRDTMLIERDGEQLAKVKRKRLSLLRNHYRVTLVDGTELDVSGKILDREFAVDYDGELLAQISRRWLTVRDTYGIDVVREDADVALLIAVSVCVIVLADKEHED; encoded by the coding sequence ATGAGATTCCTGGTGCGTGAACGGCTCTTCGCTGTAGGCGACGACTACTGGATCGAGGACGCGGACGGTCGCAAGGTCTTCCTCGTCGACGGCAAGGCCATGCGGGTGCGTGACACCTTCGAGCTGAAGGACGCGCAGGGCCGGATCCTGGTCGAGATCCGGCAGAAGCTGCTCAGCCTGCGCGACACGATGCTCATCGAGCGGGACGGCGAGCAGCTCGCCAAGGTCAAGCGCAAGCGGCTGTCGCTGCTGCGCAACCACTACCGGGTCACGCTGGTGGACGGTACCGAGCTCGATGTCAGCGGCAAGATCCTGGACCGCGAGTTCGCCGTCGACTACGACGGGGAGCTGTTGGCCCAGATCTCGCGGCGGTGGCTGACCGTCCGGGACACGTACGGCATCGACGTCGTACGGGAGGACGCCGACGTGGCACTGCTCATCGCCGTATCGGTGTGCGTCATCGTGCTCGCCGACAAGGAGCACGAGGACTGA
- a CDS encoding NHL domain-containing thioredoxin family protein codes for MATRARVRAPELIGKGGWLNTGDQQYALADLRGRIVILDFWTFCCVNCLHVLDELRELEEKHRDTVVIIGVHSPKFVHEAEHQAVVDAVERYEVHHPVLDDPELATWKQYAVRAWPTLVVIDPEGYIVAQHAGEGHAHAIAKLVEELETEHGAKGTLRRGDGPYVAPEPVATHLRFPGKALLLPDGGFLVSDTTRHRLVEIGRDGETVSRHVGTGDRGFADGGPEEVRFSEPQGLAVLPDGRIAVADTVNHAIRALDLTTGVTTTLAGTGRQWWQGSPTTGPAREVDLSSPWDVAWFADRLWIAMAGVHQLWTYDPATETVQVAAGTTNEGLVDGPADEAWFAQPSGLATSADGERLWVADSETSALRYVERDGTGFAVRTAVGTGLFDFGHRDGAADQALFQHPLGVTALPDGSVAVCDTYNHALRRYDPASGEVTTLATDLREPSDAVLVEGDLVVVESARHRLTRLRLPEEAVRVAGQAHHTQRAATEIAPGTLRLDVVFQAPAGQKLDTRYGPSTRLLVSATPPELLAEGSGPGTDLFRDLVLADGVTEGVLHVSAMAASCDDDPENEYPACHVHQQDWGVPVRVTAEGTPRLPLVLAGMDEQA; via the coding sequence ATGGCAACACGTGCGCGCGTCCGGGCCCCCGAGCTGATCGGCAAGGGTGGCTGGCTCAATACAGGCGACCAGCAGTACGCCCTCGCTGACCTGCGAGGACGCATTGTGATCCTGGATTTCTGGACCTTCTGCTGTGTGAACTGTCTGCATGTTCTCGATGAGCTGCGCGAACTGGAGGAGAAGCACCGCGACACCGTCGTGATCATCGGTGTGCACTCGCCGAAGTTCGTCCACGAGGCCGAGCACCAGGCAGTCGTCGACGCCGTCGAGCGGTACGAGGTCCACCACCCGGTCCTCGACGACCCGGAACTGGCGACGTGGAAGCAGTACGCCGTACGCGCCTGGCCCACGCTCGTCGTCATCGACCCCGAGGGCTACATCGTCGCCCAGCACGCGGGCGAGGGCCATGCGCACGCCATCGCGAAGCTGGTCGAGGAGCTGGAGACCGAGCACGGCGCCAAGGGCACGCTGCGCCGCGGCGACGGCCCGTATGTCGCGCCCGAGCCGGTCGCCACGCATCTGCGTTTCCCGGGCAAGGCCCTGCTCCTGCCCGACGGCGGGTTCCTCGTCTCCGACACCACCCGCCACCGCCTGGTCGAGATCGGACGTGACGGTGAAACGGTCAGCCGTCATGTCGGTACGGGGGACAGGGGGTTCGCCGACGGCGGGCCCGAGGAGGTCCGGTTCTCCGAGCCGCAGGGGCTCGCCGTGCTGCCCGACGGCCGGATCGCGGTCGCCGACACCGTCAACCACGCGATTCGCGCCCTCGACCTCACCACCGGGGTGACGACGACCCTCGCCGGCACCGGCCGTCAGTGGTGGCAGGGTTCGCCGACGACCGGCCCGGCCCGCGAGGTCGACCTGTCCTCCCCCTGGGACGTCGCCTGGTTCGCGGACCGGCTGTGGATCGCCATGGCGGGCGTGCACCAGCTGTGGACGTACGACCCCGCGACGGAGACCGTGCAGGTCGCGGCGGGCACGACCAACGAGGGCCTGGTCGACGGGCCGGCCGACGAGGCCTGGTTCGCCCAGCCATCGGGGCTCGCCACGTCGGCCGACGGGGAGCGCCTGTGGGTCGCCGACTCGGAGACGTCCGCCCTGCGGTACGTCGAGCGCGACGGCACCGGCTTCGCCGTCCGCACGGCCGTCGGCACCGGCCTCTTCGACTTCGGACACCGCGACGGTGCCGCAGATCAGGCCCTGTTCCAGCATCCGCTGGGCGTGACCGCGCTGCCCGACGGCTCCGTCGCCGTGTGCGACACGTACAACCACGCGCTGCGGCGCTACGATCCCGCGAGCGGTGAGGTCACCACCCTGGCCACGGATCTGCGCGAGCCCAGCGACGCCGTGCTGGTCGAAGGCGATCTCGTCGTCGTCGAGTCCGCCCGGCACCGGCTGACCCGGCTGCGGCTTCCGGAGGAGGCTGTACGCGTCGCCGGCCAGGCACACCACACGCAGCGCGCGGCCACCGAGATCGCCCCGGGCACGCTCCGGCTCGATGTGGTCTTCCAGGCGCCCGCCGGGCAGAAGCTGGACACCCGGTACGGTCCCTCGACCCGGCTGCTTGTCTCGGCGACCCCGCCCGAGCTGCTGGCGGAAGGCTCCGGCCCCGGTACCGATCTGTTCCGCGACCTGGTCCTGGCCGATGGCGTCACCGAGGGCGTCCTGCATGTGTCCGCGATGGCGGCGTCCTGCGACGACGACCCGGAGAACGAGTACCCGGCCTGCCATGTCCACCAACAGGACTGGGGCGTCCCCGTCCGCGTGACCGCGGAAGGAACGCCCCGGCTGCCGCTGGTGCTGGCAGGGATGGACGAGCAGGCCTGA
- a CDS encoding DUF4232 domain-containing protein — protein sequence MSTLRNRTTVLAAATTAVLALALTACGGDDSGTKSAGPASDTAAAAASTDATDATTTGTAKTGGAGQNTGATKTGTSKTGTSNGSAKTGGDTSDSYAYKHPCKSGDLSVRVYPREGSATQQVIEVNNVGANSCGLSYFPRVSLGAAKASDHSSDIQPTVPGGLGGAPAYPVKPKTAAIAVIDLNPSGANGLTWIDEMNVLADGDHMPNAETQNFELGPDVKVRDPKLGLYRSTVAEAVSSMKQAGTS from the coding sequence ATGAGTACGCTCCGCAACCGCACCACCGTCCTTGCCGCCGCGACCACCGCCGTGCTCGCCCTGGCCCTCACCGCCTGCGGCGGCGATGATTCCGGTACGAAGTCCGCCGGCCCGGCGAGCGACACCGCAGCGGCTGCCGCCTCGACGGACGCCACCGACGCGACGACCACGGGCACCGCGAAGACCGGCGGTGCCGGGCAGAACACCGGAGCCACGAAGACGGGCACCTCGAAGACCGGCACGTCCAACGGCAGCGCCAAGACGGGCGGCGACACCAGCGACAGCTACGCCTACAAGCACCCGTGCAAGAGCGGGGATTTGTCGGTGCGCGTGTACCCCCGCGAGGGCTCGGCCACCCAGCAGGTGATCGAGGTCAACAACGTCGGCGCGAACTCCTGCGGCCTGAGCTACTTCCCGCGGGTCAGCCTGGGCGCCGCGAAGGCCTCGGACCACAGCTCCGACATCCAGCCGACCGTTCCCGGCGGCCTGGGCGGCGCACCCGCGTACCCGGTCAAGCCCAAGACGGCCGCCATCGCCGTGATCGACCTCAACCCGAGCGGTGCGAACGGCCTGACCTGGATCGACGAGATGAACGTGCTCGCCGACGGCGACCACATGCCCAACGCGGAGACGCAGAACTTCGAGCTCGGCCCCGATGTGAAGGTGCGCGACCCGAAGCTCGGCCTGTACCGGAGCACGGTCGCCGAAGCGGTGAGCTCCATGAAGCAGGCGGGCACCTCCTGA
- a CDS encoding AfsR/SARP family transcriptional regulator yields the protein MEFRLLGTVSVDTLTGPLPLGPAKRRSLLAALLLSANTPVSIARLTDCLWDDTPPLHARGVIQGHVSRLRALLVGADAEAYGVELVTLGDAYLLRVPETLLDSQRFEELLMLAREQRSPADSVLMLKDALSLWQGPALNGAFAGPPLQAAAHSLEESRLATVEQLALAYTMLGEHSRAASVLRAEAVAHPMRESLAAALMTALYRAGRQSEALDWFHRTRRLLADELGVDPGHELADAYALILRGDPGPDAGRDTAPDARRNTADGPAAPMRGPVRPRTGSGSGTGGGSGHVNGTGIANSSGAVSMARPVAERRAGPDTGAEPADRPCDLISGTGDGAGARTGSAPGRLPSPRPLPPPPLVGEPHPTDLLPRAPRGFHGRGAELAALTRAAAGEAPICLVTGPAGVGKTALALQWAHRNPAAFPDGRLFADLRGFSDTGEPALIEVLREFLLALGVAPRRVPESVPAAAALFRSLTDRRRLLVVLDNAHGSATVRPLLPGGTDCVTLVTSRHRLEGLIASDAARPVPLDILEPQDSTALLAGVLGEERVFAEPVAARRLAGLCGGLPLALRVTAARLAGRPQWTLAGLADELADERSRLTYLDVDDTGVSAALRLTVQQLPPDAVHQFARLGHHPGRHFDPYTAAALAGTDPIVAAAALERLATAHLVTETAPGRWVLHDLVRLYALGLDPASGSETLVRVLDHYIATALAAADTAEPGGEPCFVLPDDYHRPAATRDFTDRAAAMRWLATERDDLALAAVAARAAGLDDRAWRIILLQWPQVVWRVRDSWAPLLELALDSARTESDPYAESRVINLLGWVLTEEGRTAEAVTLLERSPGLARQAGDRLGEATALINLAVVQAEEGTLDMALEGCGRAVRLAREERDAHTEMLALQHLARMQLAANRPQDALDSARTALDLGPEHEEAARRVLLLTVSGEARLALGEEDDGIRLLDLAVREAEAAGYDEGAVRALEALLRVTARTEYRKRYDEAVRRLTDDG from the coding sequence GTGGAGTTCCGGCTGCTCGGCACCGTCTCCGTCGACACACTCACCGGGCCGCTGCCACTCGGCCCCGCCAAACGCCGCAGCCTGCTCGCCGCGCTCCTGCTGTCCGCCAACACGCCGGTCTCCATCGCCCGGTTGACGGACTGCCTGTGGGACGACACGCCGCCGCTGCACGCCCGTGGCGTCATCCAGGGGCATGTGTCCCGGCTGCGCGCCCTCCTGGTGGGCGCGGACGCGGAGGCGTACGGGGTGGAGCTGGTCACCCTCGGCGACGCGTATCTGCTGCGGGTACCGGAAACCCTGCTGGACTCCCAGAGGTTCGAAGAACTGCTGATGCTGGCGCGGGAGCAGCGCAGCCCCGCCGACTCCGTACTGATGCTCAAGGATGCCCTGTCGCTGTGGCAGGGACCGGCGCTCAACGGCGCGTTCGCCGGTCCGCCGCTCCAGGCGGCCGCGCACTCGCTGGAGGAGTCACGACTGGCGACGGTCGAACAACTGGCACTCGCCTATACGATGTTGGGGGAGCACAGCCGGGCGGCATCGGTGCTACGGGCGGAAGCGGTTGCGCATCCGATGCGGGAGTCGCTGGCGGCGGCCTTGATGACGGCGCTGTACCGGGCGGGTCGTCAGTCGGAGGCACTGGACTGGTTCCACCGCACGAGGCGGCTGCTCGCCGATGAGCTGGGGGTCGACCCGGGGCACGAGCTCGCCGATGCGTACGCACTGATCCTGCGCGGCGACCCCGGGCCGGACGCCGGACGGGACACCGCACCGGACGCCCGACGGAACACGGCCGACGGCCCGGCAGCGCCGATGCGCGGTCCGGTCCGGCCACGCACCGGCTCCGGCAGTGGCACGGGCGGCGGGAGCGGTCACGTCAACGGCACGGGCATCGCCAACAGCAGCGGGGCTGTGTCCATGGCCCGTCCGGTGGCCGAGCGTCGGGCCGGGCCGGATACGGGGGCCGAACCGGCCGACCGCCCCTGCGACTTGATCAGCGGTACGGGGGACGGGGCGGGAGCCCGTACGGGCTCCGCCCCGGGCCGCCTGCCGTCTCCCCGTCCTCTCCCTCCGCCGCCCCTCGTCGGCGAGCCGCACCCCACCGATCTGCTGCCCCGTGCACCCCGCGGCTTCCACGGGCGGGGTGCCGAACTGGCCGCGCTCACCCGGGCCGCAGCCGGCGAGGCTCCCATCTGCCTGGTCACCGGACCGGCCGGCGTGGGAAAGACCGCGCTGGCCCTCCAGTGGGCGCACCGCAACCCCGCCGCCTTCCCGGACGGACGGCTCTTCGCCGATCTGCGCGGATTCAGTGACACCGGCGAGCCCGCGCTCATCGAGGTGCTGCGTGAGTTCCTGCTGGCGCTCGGCGTCGCGCCGCGCCGCGTCCCCGAGTCCGTCCCCGCCGCAGCGGCGCTCTTCCGTTCCCTGACCGACCGGCGCCGGCTGCTCGTCGTCCTCGACAACGCCCACGGCTCCGCGACGGTCAGGCCACTGCTGCCGGGCGGTACCGACTGCGTCACGCTGGTCACCAGCCGGCACCGGCTGGAAGGCCTCATCGCCTCGGACGCGGCCCGTCCCGTTCCGCTCGACATACTCGAACCGCAGGACAGCACGGCCCTGCTGGCCGGTGTCCTCGGCGAGGAACGGGTTTTCGCCGAACCGGTGGCGGCCCGCCGGCTCGCCGGGCTCTGCGGAGGCCTGCCGCTCGCCCTGCGTGTCACCGCGGCCCGGCTGGCGGGGCGTCCGCAGTGGACGCTGGCAGGACTGGCCGACGAACTGGCCGACGAGCGCAGCCGGCTGACGTACCTCGACGTGGACGACACCGGTGTCTCGGCCGCGCTGCGGCTGACCGTGCAGCAGCTGCCGCCGGACGCCGTCCACCAGTTCGCCCGGCTCGGCCACCACCCCGGCCGCCACTTCGACCCGTACACGGCCGCCGCACTCGCCGGCACGGACCCGATCGTCGCGGCAGCGGCGCTGGAACGGCTCGCCACCGCCCACCTCGTCACCGAGACGGCGCCCGGGCGCTGGGTGCTGCACGATCTGGTACGCCTCTACGCCCTCGGTCTGGACCCCGCGTCCGGGTCCGAGACCCTCGTCCGTGTCCTCGACCACTACATCGCCACCGCGCTCGCCGCCGCCGACACGGCCGAACCCGGCGGCGAGCCCTGCTTCGTCCTGCCGGACGACTACCACCGCCCCGCCGCTACAAGGGACTTCACCGACCGGGCGGCGGCGATGCGCTGGCTGGCCACCGAACGCGACGACCTGGCACTGGCCGCCGTCGCGGCCCGGGCCGCCGGGCTCGACGACCGGGCCTGGCGGATCATCCTGCTCCAGTGGCCGCAGGTGGTGTGGCGGGTACGGGACAGCTGGGCCCCGCTGCTGGAACTGGCGCTGGACTCCGCCCGCACCGAGAGCGATCCGTACGCCGAGTCGCGGGTGATCAATCTGCTGGGCTGGGTGCTGACCGAGGAGGGCAGGACCGCCGAGGCCGTCACCCTGCTGGAGCGCTCGCCCGGCCTCGCCCGGCAGGCCGGTGACCGGCTCGGCGAGGCGACCGCGCTGATCAACCTGGCCGTCGTGCAGGCCGAGGAGGGCACGCTCGACATGGCGCTGGAAGGCTGCGGACGAGCCGTGCGCCTGGCCCGCGAAGAACGCGACGCACACACCGAGATGCTCGCGCTGCAGCACCTCGCCCGGATGCAGCTCGCCGCGAACCGGCCGCAGGACGCCCTCGACTCCGCCCGGACGGCGCTCGACCTCGGGCCCGAGCACGAGGAGGCCGCACGCCGGGTGCTGCTGCTGACCGTCAGCGGCGAGGCCCGGCTGGCACTCGGCGAGGAGGACGACGGCATCCGGCTGCTGGACCTGGCGGTGAGGGAGGCGGAAGCCGCCGGTTACGACGAGGGCGCGGTCCGGGCCCTCGAAGCGCTGCTACGGGTCACGGCACGGACGGAGTACCGCAAACGGTACGACGAGGCGGTCCGGCGGCTCACCGACGACGGCTGA
- a CDS encoding DUF6458 family protein translates to MGLGGCIILIGAGAIPAFATDWKMDTVDVDLVGWIMMIVGIIGVFVHASIARRRRMVVPPGTTVVSEGERHHP, encoded by the coding sequence ATGGGACTCGGAGGATGCATCATCCTCATCGGTGCCGGGGCGATACCGGCCTTCGCCACCGACTGGAAAATGGACACCGTCGACGTCGACCTGGTCGGCTGGATCATGATGATCGTCGGCATCATCGGAGTCTTCGTCCACGCGAGCATCGCGCGGCGTCGCCGGATGGTCGTGCCGCCCGGCACCACTGTCGTGTCCGAGGGCGAGCGCCACCACCCCTGA
- a CDS encoding M18 family aminopeptidase: MSSSLRFDRGHTDDLMAFLMASPSPYHAVATAAERLEKAGFRQVEETAAWDGTSGGKYVLRGGAIVAWYVPEGAAAHTPYRIVGAHTDSPNLRVKPLPDTGAYGWRQIAVEIYGGTLLNTWLDRDLGLAGRISLRDGTHRLVNIDRPLLRVPQLAVHLDRSANPDGLKLDRQKHMQPIWGLGDVEEGDLIRFVAEEAGVDTEDVTGWDLMPHPVEPPAYLGRDRELLAGPRMDNLLSVHSATAALAAVAGQPDTELPYIPVMAAFDHEENGSQSDTGADGPLLGTVLERSVFARGGTYEDRARAFAGTVCLSSDTGHAIHPNYAERHDPTHHPMVNGGPILKVNVNMRYATDGSGRAVFAAACQKADVPWQTFVSNNSMPCGTTIGPITAARHGIQTVDIGVAILSMHSARELCGADDPYLLANAMTAFLAG; the protein is encoded by the coding sequence ATGAGTTCCTCCCTCCGCTTCGACCGCGGTCACACCGACGATCTGATGGCCTTCCTGATGGCCTCCCCCTCCCCGTACCACGCCGTGGCCACCGCTGCCGAGCGGCTGGAGAAGGCCGGATTCCGACAGGTCGAGGAGACCGCGGCCTGGGACGGCACCAGCGGGGGGAAGTACGTCCTGCGCGGTGGTGCGATCGTGGCCTGGTACGTGCCGGAGGGCGCCGCGGCGCACACTCCGTACCGGATCGTCGGGGCGCACACCGACTCGCCGAATCTGCGGGTCAAGCCGCTGCCCGACACCGGGGCGTACGGCTGGCGGCAGATCGCCGTGGAGATCTACGGCGGGACGCTCCTCAACACCTGGCTCGACCGGGACCTCGGTCTCGCCGGCCGGATCTCGCTGCGCGACGGCACACACCGGCTGGTGAACATCGACCGGCCGCTCCTGCGCGTACCGCAGCTGGCCGTGCATCTGGACCGTTCCGCCAACCCCGACGGCCTGAAGCTCGACCGGCAGAAGCACATGCAGCCGATCTGGGGGCTCGGGGACGTCGAGGAGGGCGACCTGATCCGCTTCGTCGCCGAGGAGGCGGGCGTCGACACCGAGGACGTGACCGGCTGGGACCTGATGCCGCACCCCGTCGAGCCGCCCGCCTACCTGGGCCGGGACCGTGAGCTGCTGGCCGGGCCCAGGATGGACAACCTGCTCTCCGTGCACTCGGCGACCGCCGCGCTCGCCGCCGTCGCCGGGCAGCCGGACACCGAACTTCCGTACATCCCGGTCATGGCCGCCTTCGACCACGAGGAGAACGGCTCGCAGTCCGACACCGGCGCCGACGGACCGCTGCTCGGCACGGTCCTGGAACGCTCGGTGTTCGCCCGCGGCGGTACGTACGAGGACCGTGCCCGCGCCTTCGCCGGGACCGTCTGTCTCTCCTCCGACACCGGTCACGCGATCCACCCCAACTACGCCGAGCGTCACGACCCGACCCACCACCCGATGGTCAACGGCGGACCGATCCTCAAGGTCAACGTCAATATGCGGTACGCGACCGACGGCAGCGGCCGGGCCGTGTTCGCGGCGGCATGCCAGAAGGCGGACGTGCCGTGGCAGACGTTCGTCTCCAACAACTCGATGCCGTGCGGCACCACGATCGGCCCGATCACCGCCGCCCGGCACGGCATTCAGACCGTGGACATCGGCGTCGCGATCCTGTCGATGCACAGCGCCCGTGAACTGTGCGGCGCGGACGACCCGTATCTGCTGGCCAACGCGATGACGGCGTTCCTCGCGGGCTGA
- a CDS encoding Uma2 family endonuclease, translated as MGGTMTAEALPEASQLRRDDAKWPVPPPDGYTVDDLFTLHDLPPHTELIDGSLVFVGPQRKFHALAMYLLEQGLRSHVPEDLRVRREMAVVLGKRNAPEPDLVVVTAEADGDQRQTRYQAADVLLAVEVVSPDSEARDRDTKPHKYAGAGIPNFWLVEIAENDRPVVWTYQLDPVNKTYVSTGVHHDRLKLSAPYDIDIDLTAIDKL; from the coding sequence ATGGGAGGAACCATGACCGCCGAGGCACTGCCCGAAGCGTCGCAGCTGCGGCGCGACGATGCCAAGTGGCCGGTGCCGCCGCCGGACGGCTACACCGTGGACGACCTGTTCACGCTTCACGACCTCCCGCCGCACACAGAGCTGATCGACGGGAGTCTTGTTTTCGTGGGTCCGCAGCGGAAGTTCCACGCGCTGGCGATGTATCTGTTGGAACAGGGGCTGCGCAGCCACGTTCCGGAAGATCTTCGCGTTCGCCGCGAAATGGCCGTCGTGCTCGGCAAACGCAACGCCCCGGAACCCGACCTCGTCGTGGTGACGGCCGAAGCGGACGGGGACCAGCGCCAGACCCGCTACCAGGCCGCCGATGTCCTGCTCGCCGTGGAGGTCGTCTCGCCCGATTCCGAGGCCAGGGACCGCGACACCAAGCCGCACAAGTACGCGGGGGCGGGCATCCCGAACTTCTGGCTCGTCGAGATAGCCGAGAACGACCGGCCCGTGGTCTGGACGTATCAGCTGGACCCGGTCAACAAGACATACGTCTCCACCGGCGTCCACCACGACCGGCTGAAGCTCTCCGCCCCGTATGACATCGACATCGACCTGACCGCCATCGACAAGCTGTAG